The Myxocyprinus asiaticus isolate MX2 ecotype Aquarium Trade chromosome 36, UBuf_Myxa_2, whole genome shotgun sequence genome segment CCACTAATgaatattttatgtttgtttgtctcGCTCTTTGAGCAGGTGCCTTCGAGATGGAGAGCTCTTTGAAATTGTGATTCAGAAAATGGTTGATCGCTGGTCAGGCTCAATAGAAGCAGGTCAGCTGATAGTGATTTTGAAATGTAGAGGTTTTTCTAATAATTGTCCTAAATGGACTGCATGCTATGCTAAATCAGTGACAATCTTACCTTTCACACAAGGGGATCaagtggccccaaaagtatttggacactcaagccatacttaaaaatgtatatgttattAAATTAGATAACAAATTATGAAACCAGCTGGCATTCTGTGAACAAATGGTTCTAGATCATTTTCACATCCTAGCTAGCTTCAcattgcttgaaaagtgtgcttgtgctgtctttctttaaaataaatgccactttgtttgttattttgttatttatgcagtgacatttactgtatacatttttaagtgtgacttaagtgtcctaATATTTTTTGAAGCTACTGTTTATGATATGATTCCTTGCTTCCAGTAATTTTCACCTCACCAGTATTAAATTACATACGTTTGCTAGCAGTTTGCATTGACTGTTTGTATTTTTGTACAGGAGTGACAGCAATCAGACCAGAAGAACTGGAGTTCCCTAATACGATGACTGACATTGACTATGACACATGGATGCTGAGGTGAGCTTTTGCATAATTTCGTTTTGGATTTCATCATTTTCAGAGCAATACCTtacatctctttttctctctcttctgtaGTGGCACAGCGATCATGCAGGATGGAAATACCATGAGGAATAACTACGGCTGTGACCTGGACTCTCTGACCACGGGCTCCAGGATCGGGATGATGCGGACAGCATCTGGAGATCTGCATTACTTCATTAATGGAGTTGACCAGGGTGTAGCTTGTACTGGGCTGCCACCAGGTATCGATTAAGTTTACCCAACTCTATGTAGCACTGCAAGCAACTTTATATTATTCCAGGACCTGTGAACTCTGTAAAATTCTCAGTCCTTCTCTCCTTCTCTGTTCTTATTTTAGAAGTGTTTGCTGTGGTTGATCTTTATGGTCAGTGCGTGCAAGTTGCAATTACAAGTTCCTCTGGCCCACTGGATAACAGTCTGTGTACCAGTAACATCACAGAGAAGAGCTTCCCCATACACTCCCCAGGTAGTGCATTCTGTACTGTACTGAGTTTTTAAAAGGAGTCGTATCATGCATGTTGTTTttcctcctttttgtttttccctGAGATCCATTTTTAATAATAGTaaggtttttgttgttgttgccaaaAACAGTTAtagttaaagagagagttcacccaaaaatgaaaattcactcatttactcacctcatgccatcccagatgtgtatgactttctttcttttgctgaatacaaagatttttgaagcatatttcagctctgtagtttcaAACAATGTAAAACCAAAACAcaaaccaaaattttgaagctgcaaaatgcacataaaggcagcataaaagtaatctgtatgactccagtggtgaaatctatattttcagaagtgatatgataggtatgggtgtgaaacagatcaatatttaagtcctttattactatcaatctccactttcactttcacattcttcttttgtttttggcgattcacattctttgtgcgtattgccacctactgggcagggaagagaatttatagtaaaaaaggattaaaatattgatttgtttcacacccacacctatcatatcacttctgaaaatatagatttaaccactggagttgtatggattacttttatgctgcctttatttgcattttgaagcttcaaaagtttggtacccattcacttgcattgtatggacctaaagagctgaaatattcttctaaaaacctttgtcttcagaagaaataagaaagtcatatacatctgggatggcatgagggtgagtaaatgatgagagaatttttgggtgaactctccctttaagtcATATTTAGccatgattttttgttttttattgataaTAAGGTTTATCTGGCCTTCTCTTATTACCTCACCGTGACTGGGTGGGCCAAACATCTGAATCTGAACAGTCATGTGTTGATTAATTTATTGCTGAGACATTACAAAGTTGCTGAAGTACAAAACGAGTTGTTTAACAGcgtagtttcaataaatgctgtTTTGAATTCTGTAAGTtactgtatgttttcatagtacatcaaGCTATTTTATTTCAAGGAAATCAAGATCAAGGAAATTTGACTCCCTGATatgagaatgaaaaaaaaaggaatgctGATAGCAGCATGCTATATTCAGGGTAGTATTAGTTTATAACGACCTGAGAAATAGttgtgaaattaaatataaatgttggtCCACCTGTTCACTCGCCCCTCTCTTACATTATCTTTGTCACCCTCTAGTGGCTGGGGTTGCTCATCGCCTGCACAGCAAACATGGTAAAAACGTGGTGTTATTAGGAGATGGTTGCCAAGCATTGAGGGTAGGGGGATATGCCCATGGAATTGTCTTTAGCGCAAAGGAACTCAAGACGGACGAGGTGTTTGAGGTGAGATGTCGGACATGCTTTAATTATATACTTCAAAAAAGGATTTTGAAAATATCAGTAACTTATTCATATTTGGTCCTATATTTGATGTCCGTCTAGGTGAAGATTAACAAAGTGGATGAGAGGTGGTCCGGATCGCTCCATGTGGGTTTGACTACCCTGCAGCCCCCTGACCTTCCATCCTGCCCTCTCAGCGGCCTCTCGCCTTCCCTTACTCAGCTCAGATCAAAGGTCACCTGGGTCCTCGCCGGCTCTGAGGTCCGACGCAATGGGGTGCTGCAGAGACAGAACTATGGCTGCTCTCTGGACCGCCTCATGGTGAGTCCACAAGAGCAATTGTACACAAGCTGGCCAAAAGTATATGGACACCCACTTCTAATGAATGGATTTGACTATTTGGGCTGGACCAATTAGGGacaggtgcataaaatcaagcatacagccATAGAATCTACTTAGACAAACATTTTAAGCAGAACGGGAAATACCAAAGAGCTCAGTGACTTTCAATATGGCACTGTCATAGGTTACTAAGAGTGGCACGGTGGCTCTGTGGTTAGCACTGTAGCTTCACAGAAAGAAAGTCCTTGTCCAATTCTGCATAGTTTTGCGGgtgcagattctgtgtgggcctgcTCATAAAAAACTCCTTACGCCTCCGTTCCACCTTGATTGTAACATAGGTGGGAAATCGTGTCGGGGTAAAGAGATGCAGTGACGATACCATGCACATCCTCATTGATGGAGAAGACATGGGACCTGCAGCCACTGCCGTGGCAAAGGTACAATGACTTGCAAAATCCGATATCTAATTTATGGGTGTATAGATGTAGTCTGCTTACCCACAACTATACTGCATGTTTCAGAATGTGTATGCAGTTTTTGACCTGTATGGAAAGGTGACGACCGTGTCCATCGTCAGCTCCACGCTAGTGGAGGATGCGGAAAGTGTGAAAGCTCCCTCGCTCTCCTCTGACAGCTGCAGTGAGGTAGAGGAAGACAGCACTCCTGTCAGAGAGGTACGGTCACAGCTGCATAACTTGAACCCATTTAATGGGTTGTGTTTTGATGTCAAACTTAAGTTGTTAATTTTCTCTCCAATTGTCAGTGTGAGAATGGGCCTCCTCTGGTGCCCACGGTCATGACGTTTTTGGAAAATCATGGAAAAAATATCCAGCTGTCCAATCAGAACCTTACTGCCGCCAGAGTGTCCAGCTACAACCAGGGATTATTGGTCACAGCGCAAGCTTTGCCCCGCCAACAACTTTTTCAGGTGTGTATTTGTATGAGAGGAAAATAGAGAGGGTGTGTCCCTTCACTAACTATGCAAACATATTTACGCACATTTCTTCATGTAAAATCTGTGTATAAACGTTTTCACATAGAACTAATGATTCATCAATAAGTTTGTACTTTTATCTTATTTTATAATCAAACTTAGATCTAACTcaaaacacacaaatgcaaaaaTCAGACTCCTTGTGGCCATTTATATGCCTATATTAGTATTATTACTACCCTACATTGAATCTTATTTAAAAGTAACAAAACGTTTTGTGGCATTGTGCATAAAACCTTTATAAGACGATTGTTTAGGTGTGTATTTTGCAAATGACTAACTGCAGGCAAACATTcccttatttattattatctggATTCATCAACAGAACGAGGGTAAGAACAAATTTATGCGCTTAGGCACTTGCGTTGAGTCCGGCGGAAATTTAGTTTGAGAACTTTTTCTGCTCTCATAAGTAAGAAAAGTTACATGCAATTATTAGTGATTAAGACTAGTGGTTGACCGACAGTTTAtttcaatggccgatgccgatatctagagagcaagatggccgatataaatggCGATAAactttctaaagtgaaacaaacacttattttatgcaacatTCACTCAAATGTGGTCAAATAAAAaccaaaaaaccttgaaaacagaaagtgttgaccATCCATTGACAAATCTGTTGGTAGATTTCGGAACTGACATATGgtaaagttaacacttctgtcaATCGGCCAAGTGATAATTGCAAAATGGCCtaatatcggccaattaatcggcctGGTTGAtatatatatcggtctatcactaattGAGACCcagtgtctgagtgtgtgtgtgtttgtgaggacTAGGCAGTTTTGTTTGATGCTGGTCCACCCCTTCTTTAGTTTCAGATAGACCGTTTGAATCCATCGTGGACGTCCTCTCTGTCACTGGGTGTGATTGGTCATTCACCAGACCGCCTCAACTTCCCTTCCACAGCTTGCTGCCTTAAACGCTCAGTCTGGCTACTGCAGCGAGATTCTGTTTTCCACAACTCACTAAAGGTGACATCACTTTCCTTGCCTCTTTCTATCTTCCCATTTCTCTCTACGTTCTTTTTACATTATTATCTGTATGTAATCTAATTCTCTCTTTTTCCTACCTTTAGATTTGTGAGAACTATGGTCCTAACCTAGACACCTGTCCTGAAGGGACCGTTTTGGGACTGTTGGTGGACAGCAGTGGCTGTCTTCACCTGTATGTTAATGGCATGGATCAGGGCGTGGCAGCCCAGGACATCCCCAGTCCCTGTTATGCACTTATTGACCTTTATGGCCAGTGTGAACAAGTCAGTACTTGTATTTGTAATATCAGTAGCACTTATAACTGTAATATGAATTTCAATGTTATGCACATTATAGTTTACATATGGATAGTCCGTTGCATTAAGTTAATAGGCTATATGATATATTATGTTAATGCATTGatggaaatacaaatataatcagaatttaaagttttttaaaggtgaagtgtggaaGTGCGAGGCGACTAGCATCACAAAAGGGACTTGCAAAAAAAGAAGCCTCAAACTGGTGTTCTGGAACGTCCCCTCATCTGCCATTAAGTCAAATAAACCAATAGTCTCGCCCCAGAATCacagcattggttgagccaatgttgttataTCAGGCtgatcaggatgctcaaacatacAAAGCAATGTATTGATTGTGCCACAGAGACATAttgttacactttttggggaaaacaGTTGACATatggcttacttattgttgtattaagctgggataggagaaagtattttaatttaaaacaatcaCCTTTAAGCAAAAATACATGACTGATTTTGCATTCTCATTCTCCTTTATATAAAAGCCTTGGTTGCATTTGCACAGGAAGTGATTTACTCTGGTTGATGTTGGATTTGCAGGTGACTATAGTGGCGAACTATGTGCCAGTGGTTGGTGGTGAGAGAGAAGACATGCGTTGTCAAGGAGACATGGAGAAGGCTGATATGGTGGATGGTAAGTCAGATTTCGAACTCACGTCTTGCGCTGTTTTCTGTGTGACTCTGTTTATACACATGCTGCATGTCTTATCTCTGTTTGTGACAGGTATTAAGGAGAGTGTGTGCTGGACTCCTCCTCCCGAGGTTAATCCCAATAAGACGTGCGAGTATCAGGCGCTATGCTCCAGATTTAAAGACCTGCTCACACTGCCTGGTACACGTGCATTGCACTTTACAATCAGACCAAGAAACCTTTGGAaatcaaaacaatgtttgaacaGAAACAAAAGGAATTGTGTATTAAACTGGATAACTTATTAGTAAGGCTGTCAGTAGATTCaaatattaatcacaattaattaaaaataagagTAAACTCTAataactgttgtgcgtgaaaatcccaggaaatcagcagttacagaaatactcaaaccagcccatctggcaccaaaagtcatgccacggtccagatcactgagatcacatttttccccattctgatggttgacgtgaacattaactgaagctcctgacccgtatctgcatgatttgatgcattgtactgctgccacacgattggctgattagataatcgcatgaataagtaggtgtacaggtgtaccttatAAAGTGGTCAGTGATTGCTACACTATTGCATAtcttgggtcactaaagaccctatGAACTTTTGGTAatcaaacaggaaaaaaaaaaagtattttattgttAGATGATTCATAAAAGAAAGGTTGAGGAAAACTAAAGGAGTGAgtgcataactccaaaaaatggatgaggaaaaggaGGTAGAATGAGGTCACTAAAAAccagaggtatgcattaaagggtttaATTATAACATTCGGTCCCCCAAATCCAAataatctctcatcatttcccCCACCGTCTCTTTCAGATGGTTACTTCAATGAGGATGCAAAGTATAATCTGTGTTACTGTGAGTCTTGTCACAAATTACGGGGTGATGAGGCCTATTACAAGCGAGGGGAGCCTCCCAGAGACTACGCCCTGCCCTTCGGCTGGTGTCGGTTTGCACTCCGGTCAGTCACTTTTATATTTTGATTCAGTAACCAAGCCCTGGTGATATGCACATTATTGGTTATAAGCATAATTAATTACATTCAGAGCATTTGCTTTGGTGTTTTAACAGGATCAAGACCCACTGCGAAGTCTCCAATGCCTTCAAGAAGTGGCACATTGCATACCATGGCACTAGTGTCGGCTCCCTTAGACGTAGCCTGGACCACAACCAACTCTTGTCAGGTTAGCAGCAACTCTGCAAAATGTTTTGCCCTTtatcctttaaaaataaatttaaaagggatagttcgacCACAAATTACAAATTTACACACTCTTATGGCTTTCtatgttctgtggaacacaaaaggagacgttaggcagaatgttagcctcagccacTATTCATTTTCATATTATGGAATAATCCAACATGTTTTCGTAATGGCAAAAGAAAAAGCATATGCCCTGATAATGATAATAGAATGCGTGAATGTGTGAGATCAGAAAAGATTTGTACAGCtgaacttttcttttttctttccttatcAGCAGAATCGTCATCCATTTTCTCTTCGTCCCCACTGAAGATAGAGGGTCACGGCAGTTACGGGGAGCCAGAGGAGAACAGCGCCCCAGAGCGAGAGATCCCCCGTGTGCAGCTTTCACCAACCATGCGCTACTCTGGCCTTGAGGTCTTTGCTCCTAAAGTGCAGTAAGTCCTAAAACAGAAGTGCTCTGAGAGACAAGGTGGCTTTTTTTTCAgacaagcaaaaaaaattctaactCTAATCTGATTAGTTGATTGTAGTCTGAACAGCAAAACGCactcaaaattttatttttaccaactatatgtggtttgaaatccgattaaccctttaaatgcataccttgggtctttagtgacccgggacctcattccaacccctgtacctcatacattttttggatttcaaaaaatatattttttataactgcttGATTACAAAACCGTAttgggtcattaaagacccgagaTATGTATTAGTGTCgcttttttgcacttccataaatcatatttttattattatttcatatctagTTAAGTTTACTAACACaggatatatatttttacatttttagttttttacaagatacatttttactatattcatacaaacagCTTCTATATCAtgatgattttctgtgcaacaatgaagtatcagtattccatatgtatgtattgtacacatactgtacatattatacatgttatttgttactcagggtggcgctgttgtttcagtgattgacttgatttacatttgacattgctatttgtaGAAGAAgaaacgtggaagtaaactatagtaaGTGTAACATGTGAACCGTAAGATATggatattgtcatttgggtgtactacggaaattatgtaaattgtacgactatttagactcaataagtgctaAGAAAATAGCTTCTGTGTAGCTCAATAAGTGCTTGAGAAAGTTGAGTCTTTTGAAATTTTAGTGTGGAAGTAATgtatcctgttctagatttgttgcatttATCTATTTGATAAATGaagaataaaacataaaaatatatcagattatattctattctattatttaccaattgttttgaaaatgtgcttGATATATGTGCCAGGTCGCTAAAGATCAGAGTATGTAATATTGTTTGGGCAAAAGCCCccgtgcatttaagggttaaaatctGAACGGTCAGATCGGATTTCAAGTAGTTTTTAAAGTAGGTGAGTAATCAGATTTGGCTGTTTATAAGCAATCAACCAATGTCTGATGTCAGATAACTGCTTTATCGGCCTATACAGATGTTTGAACGATACTTTGAtgcatctgtattttttttttttttatttgttatttatgttatctgaaatgtaattttaatgtgccTTCACTGCTCTCTATCTCAGATTCCGAGACCCACGTTCTCTCCGCTGTCACCAGGCCCAAGTGGGCTTCCAGGTGTGCGTGCGGCCAGGCTCATACAAAGTGGGGCCGACATCACTGGGAATCAGTGAGCCCCTGGACCCTCGATTCAGCAATGCAGAGATTGAATGGATCACCAAGGAGAAAGGAGGCACACTTCTCTATGGCCTGCTTATACGGGTGgagtagaaaaagacactcaaacGAGGATATTGGCATCATCTTCCTCACTTCTCAAATATCAACCAAAATTTCAGCGCAGCCCCTCTCAGACTCTCGGGATGCTTGAGGCATTGAGGATTTAGCGATGTTTTCCTTCACAGGCTCAATCATCTCTGCATGTTGTTTCAgacaaacttttgttttgtttttgtttttgaaggaTGGTGATGTTAATCCCCAGAGACAAAGACACTGCCTGCACTTTATGTTTCGGACACTGGTGggcgattttttttattttttttgtctttcttttaaaTTCACTAAGCAGGCTCTCAATTCATTTTCACCCCTTTGCGCTGTCTCTCTCTACATCTTTAAATATGTGTATCACCCCCTCTGTTTTTGCTTGGAGGAGAGCCCTCGCTTCCGacagaaataaaattaaactgaACACAAGACCACCTATATATAGCACAGCCCcggatttatatttgtttttggattatttttttcttaagacaTGCAATGGACAAATCAACCTGGAATTAAGAGACCGGTTTCAGAGATAACACGAAATGAAAATGTCAAGAAACTCGCAACCTGAGAACAAGGAAAAGTTAAAAAGATGAAGAAAAATATCACTTATAAGGAAGAGACTACAGCGTCTTTTTCGTTTATTTCATCGCTGTGTTTTACTCACATTTGGTTTTCATTATAGCTGTGTATTTATTCAGAAATTAGAGTAATTATAGTGTCTTAGGCAACATGCTAAATGTTGATTAAAGCAGCTACAAAAAGGCAGAATGCTATCGTATTGCAAGAAATGTAAACTGAACAATTTCTAATGTTTTTCTTGAATACACAGATATCAATACCCTTTGTTTTAGCCTTTGTAAAGGTAGACACTATACGAGAATGAAAGTGAGGTTGTGAGGGAAAGATATACTGTCTGTTTAAGGGGTTGTACCGTTGTGTACCTTTGCGTCGAACATTCAGCTgagaaaacattgaaaatacaagctaaaaaaatgtaaaaggacaaaaaagaaaataaaacataatttttacgcCATTTGTTGAGAAAACTAGACCTTAATTGAAGATACTGTACTCGTTTCCCTCGTAACCTTGATTTAATTcaggtcaaattaaatatgccatTTTCCCTGACTAAGGTCTATGTTGTGGGACTTTTGGGATGTTTTTACCCCGTCTGACCCATTATTACCCCAAAGGATCATTTCATGTGAATTTAACTGCAACATAAGCACATTctgtttaaaggaattgttcacccaaaaattatctcataattttctcacccttataccatcccagatgtgtatgactttctttcttccgcagaacacaaattaagatttttagaagaatatttcagctctgtaggtcctcacaatgcaagtgaattatggccaaaactttgaatctccaaaaagcacataaaggcagcataaaagtattccataagactccattggttaaatccatgtcttccgaagttatatgattggtgtgggtgagaaaaatctatatttttactatatatctccacctttgaccagtcccgaccagtagatggcgatatgcacgaagaatgcgaatcaccaaaaaaaaaaaagaatggggaagtgaaagtggagatttgtagtaaaaaaggacttaaatattgatctgtttctcacctacacctatcgtattgcttcagaagataa includes the following:
- the LOC127427485 gene encoding neuralized-like protein 4 isoform X1 produces the protein MAAELHPRSGKLIALSNSNRTAQRNQPVQEFNHGLVLSREPLRDRDVFTVRIDKKVNSWSGSIEIGVTALDPAGLEFPSSATGLKGGSWIVSGCSVLKDGRSVLEEYGHDLDQLGEGDRVGIQRNGKGELHLWVNGQDCGMAASGLPSHLWAVVDLYGKCTQVTVVSCEPPPEMEGDEEEEVEDEIESTPAESIMADRNHDDRAGAIVLSAAGETEALMNGLVEVPEVSRTHNRPDKFPNNFEPDSVLTEHQLFDVFNNAIVSLYRSEDEGGEDLGVGGGGGSSDSLRGGTGSSGGGRGTGSDSGIGGVGAGGGSSSNSSPARSSSGPMGLGVAPGGMTTNDALLFHEKCGTLIKLSNNNKTAERRRPLDEFNNGVVMTNRPLRHNEMFEIRIDKLVDKWSGSIEIGVTTHNPNNLDYPATMTNLRSGTIMMSGCGILTNGKGTRREYCEFSLDELQEGDHIGLMRKASGALHFYINGIDQGVAASQTPGVVYGVVDLYGMAVKVTIVHNHNHSDRLRRNNAIMRALSPDVGRPRPALSVTPELDIPDRLLFHSNCGQKAAIISDGRTALRPHATDDFNHGVVLSNRPLHSNEVFQVRIDKMVDKWAGSIEIGVTTHNPAYLQLPSTMTNLRSGTWMMTGNGVMHNGTTILDEYGHNLDRLKAGDTVGVVRKEDGSLHFFVNGVPQGPAAWNVPASVYAVVDLYGQAAQATIMDDMADLPPLPDDSSEGPTAMSPGSPCSVSGVTAANDLRFHQLHGTNAVITNGGRTALRQNCRSEFNDAIVISNRCLRDGELFEIVIQKMVDRWSGSIEAGVTAIRPEELEFPNTMTDIDYDTWMLSGTAIMQDGNTMRNNYGCDLDSLTTGSRIGMMRTASGDLHYFINGVDQGVACTGLPPEVFAVVDLYGQCVQVAITSSSGPLDNSLCTSNITEKSFPIHSPVAGVAHRLHSKHGKNVVLLGDGCQALRVGGYAHGIVFSAKELKTDEVFEVKINKVDERWSGSLHVGLTTLQPPDLPSCPLSGLSPSLTQLRSKVTWVLAGSEVRRNGVLQRQNYGCSLDRLMVGNRVGVKRCSDDTMHILIDGEDMGPAATAVAKNVYAVFDLYGKVTTVSIVSSTLVEDAESVKAPSLSSDSCSEVEEDSTPVRECENGPPLVPTVMTFLENHGKNIQLSNQNLTAARVSSYNQGLLVTAQALPRQQLFQFQIDRLNPSWTSSLSLGVIGHSPDRLNFPSTACCLKRSVWLLQRDSVFHNSLKICENYGPNLDTCPEGTVLGLLVDSSGCLHLYVNGMDQGVAAQDIPSPCYALIDLYGQCEQVTIVANYVPVVGGEREDMRCQGDMEKADMVDGIKESVCWTPPPEVNPNKTCEYQALCSRFKDLLTLPDGYFNEDAKYNLCYCESCHKLRGDEAYYKRGEPPRDYALPFGWCRFALRIKTHCEVSNAFKKWHIAYHGTSVGSLRRSLDHNQLLSAESSSIFSSSPLKIEGHGSYGEPEENSAPEREIPRVQLSPTMRYSGLEVFAPKVQFRDPRSLRCHQAQVGFQVCVRPGSYKVGPTSLGISEPLDPRFSNAEIEWITKEKGGTLLYGLLIRVE
- the LOC127427485 gene encoding neuralized-like protein 4 isoform X2, which translates into the protein MAAELHPRSGKLIALSNSNRTAQRNQPVQEFNHGLVLSREPLRDRDVFTVRIDKKVNSWSGSIEIGVTALDPAGLEFPSSATGLKGGSWIVSGCSVLKDGRSVLEEYGHDLDQLGEGDRVGIQRNGKGELHLWVNGQDCGMAASGLPSHLWAVVDLYGKCTQVTVVSCEPPPEMEGDEEEEVEDEIESTPAESIMADRNHDDRAGAIVLSAAGETEALMNGLVEVPEVSRTHNRPDKFPNNFEPDSVLTEHQLFDVFNNAIVSLYRSEDEGGEDLGVGGGGGSSDSLRGGTGSSGGGRGTGSDSGIGGVGAGGGSSSNSSPARSSSGPMGLGVAPGGMTTNDALLFHEKCGTLIKLSNNNKTAERRRPLDEFNNGVVMTNRPLRHNEMFEIRIDKLVDKWSGSIEIGVTTHNPNNLDYPATMTNLRSGTIMMSGCGILTNGKGTRREYCEFSLDELQEGDHIGLMRKASGALHFYINGIDQGVAASQTPGVVYGVVDLYGMAVKVTIVHNHNHSDRLRRNNAIMRALSPDVGRPRPALSVTPELDIPDRLLFHSNCGQKAAIISDGRTALRPHATDDFNHGVVLSNRPLHSNEVFQVRIDKMVDKWAGSIEIGVTTHNPAYLQLPSTMTNLRSGTWMMTGNGVMHNGTTILDEYGHNLDRLKAGDTVGVVRKEDGSLHFFVNGVPQGPAAWNVPASVYAVVDLYGQAAQATIMDDMADLPPLPDDSSEGPTAMSPGSPCSVSGVTAANDLRFHQLHGTNAVITNGGRTALRQNCRSEFNDAIVISNRCLRDGELFEIVIQKMVDRWSGSIEAGVTAIRPEELEFPNTMTDIDYDTWMLSGTAIMQDGNTMRNNYGCDLDSLTTGSRIGMMRTASGDLHYFINGVDQGVACTGLPPEVFAVVDLYGQCVQVAITSSSGPLDNSLCTSNITEKSFPIHSPVAGVAHRLHSKHGKNVVLLGDGCQALRVGGYAHGIVFSAKELKTDEVFEVKINKVDERWSGSLHVGLTTLQPPDLPSCPLSGLSPSLTQLRSKVTWVLAGSEVRRNGVLQRQNYGCSLDRLMVGNRVGVKRCSDDTMHILIDGEDMGPAATAVAKNVYAVFDLYGKVTTVSIVSSTLVEDAESVKAPSLSSDSCSEVEEDSTPVRECENGPPLVPTVMTFLENHGKNIQLSNQNLTAARVSSYNQGLLVTAQALPRQQLFQFQIDRLNPSWTSSLSLGVIGHSPDRLNFPSTACCLKRSVWLLQRDSVFHNSLKICENYGPNLDTCPEGTVLGLLVDSSGCLHLYVNGMDQGVAAQDIPSPCYALIDLYGQCEQVTIVANYVPVVGGEREDMRCQGDMEKADMVDGIKESVCWTPPPEVNPNKTCEYQALCSRFKDLLTLPDGYFNEDAKYNLCYCESCHKLRGDEAYYKRGEPPRDYALPFGWCRFALRIKTHCEVSNAFKKWHIAYHGTSVGSLRRSLDHNQLLSESSSIFSSSPLKIEGHGSYGEPEENSAPEREIPRVQLSPTMRYSGLEVFAPKVQFRDPRSLRCHQAQVGFQVCVRPGSYKVGPTSLGISEPLDPRFSNAEIEWITKEKGGTLLYGLLIRVE